From Selenomonas ruminantium AC2024, a single genomic window includes:
- the cbiE gene encoding precorrin-6y C5,15-methyltransferase (decarboxylating) subunit CbiE, whose translation MQNKIIVVGIGPGNPDYIVPKGLNAIKQAKFLVGGRRALSQFAVDEQETCPITADIQGVMDFIRGKLQQADVVAMVSGDPGYYSLLDALRREFPAEQLTVIPGISAMQYAFARLALPWHDATLASFHGRTPSAEEIAYKPGKILGLLTDSQNNSQTIPKILIKNGWPQEQPIHICSRLSYEDEKIVTTTLQEAKDLPAYTHCILLIEN comes from the coding sequence ATGCAGAATAAAATTATCGTCGTGGGCATCGGCCCCGGTAACCCGGACTATATCGTACCCAAGGGGCTAAACGCCATTAAACAGGCGAAGTTCCTCGTGGGCGGCAGACGGGCCCTGTCCCAGTTTGCCGTGGACGAGCAGGAAACCTGTCCGATAACCGCCGATATTCAAGGTGTAATGGATTTTATCCGTGGCAAGTTACAGCAGGCTGATGTGGTGGCCATGGTATCCGGTGACCCCGGCTATTATTCCCTGTTGGATGCCCTTCGGCGTGAATTCCCCGCAGAGCAGCTAACGGTAATCCCCGGCATCAGCGCTATGCAGTATGCCTTTGCCCGTCTGGCTTTGCCCTGGCATGATGCCACGCTGGCTAGTTTCCATGGCCGTACACCCTCAGCAGAGGAAATCGCCTACAAGCCGGGAAAAATTCTGGGCCTGCTTACGGACAGCCAAAACAATTCCCAGACCATCCCCAAGATTCTTATAAAAAACGGCTGGCCTCAAGAACAGCCAATCCACATTTGCAGCCGCTTGTCTTATGAAGATGAGAAAATCGTCACCACGACACTGCAGGAAGCAAAGGATTTGCCAGCCTATACCCACTGCATACTGCTCATAGAGAACTGA